One segment of Desulfovibrio sp. DNA contains the following:
- a CDS encoding Maf family protein, whose translation MASGLELLLASASPRRRQFLNEWGIPFRLALTNADEPRPEQGESPEAYTRRAATAKALASGHAFCQLGAASHGLQPVILAADTVVAVDGDILGKPETPAHALRMLERLNGRGHEVISAVCLLLPADAAFDTAQAAGPADATTGPNVDECCVGSFRMLSFSDTSRVFLHHWPQPVLQAYLDTDEPHDKAGAYAIQGQGAVLVERVDGSWSTVVGLPVTQLAQVMLDRGLMLPCA comes from the coding sequence GGCCTCGCCTCGCAGGCGGCAATTCTTGAACGAATGGGGAATCCCCTTCCGTCTGGCCCTCACCAATGCTGACGAACCGCGACCGGAACAGGGCGAATCCCCGGAGGCCTATACCCGGCGAGCTGCCACGGCCAAGGCGCTGGCGTCAGGCCATGCCTTTTGCCAGCTAGGCGCTGCCAGCCATGGATTGCAGCCTGTGATTCTGGCCGCAGATACCGTGGTGGCCGTGGATGGTGATATTCTTGGCAAGCCGGAAACCCCGGCCCACGCCTTGCGCATGCTGGAGCGGCTCAATGGTCGCGGACATGAAGTTATCAGCGCCGTGTGCCTGCTGCTGCCTGCCGATGCAGCTTTTGACACTGCGCAAGCAGCGGGGCCTGCCGACGCCACTACTGGCCCCAATGTGGACGAATGCTGTGTCGGCTCGTTTCGCATGCTGTCATTCAGCGACACCAGCCGTGTTTTCCTCCACCACTGGCCTCAGCCAGTGCTGCAAGCCTACCTGGACACCGATGAGCCGCACGACAAAGCGGGCGCATATGCCATTCAGGGGCAGGGAGCTGTGCTGGTTGAGCGCGTTGACGGCTCATGGAGCACGGTAGTGGGGCTGCCCGTTACCCAGCTTGCCCAGGTCATGCTGGACAGAGGCCTCATGCTGCCCTGCGCCTGA
- the acs gene encoding acetate--CoA ligase, whose amino-acid sequence MSQERITTLLNENRSYLPPEHGKTSAWVCGPEEYDALCSRALEDPNDFWGARASQLIHWFKRWDKVLEADEVNHKYKWFTGGKLNASFNCIDRHLISGRRNKAALIWQGEKETDVRCYTYQMLYTEVCRVAHALSSLRIRKGDHVALYMPMIPELFIAMLACARIGAIHTAIFSGYAEGGVRSRIQGCKARVVITADAAVRGGKFKPLKANLDPILEKCPSVAHVVVVKHAGIDGVNMQRNRDVWWHDLIDDFTLNPDFPCEPMDANDTLFLLHTSGSTGKPTGVMHSTGGYLTYAAHSTQWCFDMRDDDVYWCTADAGWITGHTYGVYGPLSLGATTLMFEGVPTWPYPDRYWRIVENFRVNIFYTAPTVIRSLMRMNEAWTERYDLRSLRILGSVGEPINPEAWQWYHKNIGGGELPIVDTWWQTETGGAMIAPMPYATKLKPGSASKPLPGIDAAVIGTASRDGDEAEAGSKAGHLVIRRPWPGMMQGVYNDEEKYQSYFSRFGCYSSGDAAEVDQDGYFWILGRVDDSINVSGHRLSTAEIEAVLAACPEVGEAAVVPMPHALKGEGIYAYVVTRDEVPWSAQLRVKLRDAVRRDIGALASPEFIQFVDAMPKTTSGKIIRRMLRKIAGDSYEDIGDTTSLAEPEVIGKIIEGHRNLVAGRHETESAPEGAAETAQV is encoded by the coding sequence ATGTCCCAGGAAAGGATCACAACGCTGTTAAATGAGAACCGCAGCTATCTTCCACCTGAGCACGGCAAAACTTCTGCATGGGTATGTGGGCCAGAAGAATATGACGCTCTCTGCAGCCGCGCACTGGAAGACCCCAACGACTTTTGGGGTGCGCGAGCATCGCAGTTGATCCATTGGTTCAAACGCTGGGACAAAGTGCTGGAAGCAGATGAGGTAAACCATAAATACAAGTGGTTTACAGGCGGCAAGCTTAATGCCTCCTTTAACTGTATCGACAGGCACCTCATCTCTGGGCGGCGCAACAAGGCCGCGCTTATCTGGCAGGGCGAGAAGGAAACTGACGTTCGCTGCTACACCTACCAGATGCTTTATACTGAAGTGTGCCGCGTTGCACATGCTTTGAGCTCGTTGCGCATTCGCAAGGGCGATCATGTGGCTTTGTACATGCCCATGATTCCGGAACTTTTTATCGCCATGCTGGCCTGCGCCCGCATTGGCGCCATCCACACAGCCATCTTTTCCGGCTATGCGGAGGGCGGCGTGCGCAGCCGTATTCAGGGTTGCAAAGCCCGCGTTGTCATCACGGCAGACGCGGCGGTGCGCGGGGGCAAGTTCAAGCCGCTCAAGGCCAATCTTGATCCCATCCTTGAAAAGTGCCCCTCGGTGGCGCACGTGGTTGTGGTCAAGCATGCTGGCATTGACGGCGTCAACATGCAGCGCAACCGCGATGTGTGGTGGCATGACCTGATTGATGACTTTACCCTTAACCCGGACTTCCCCTGCGAACCCATGGACGCCAACGACACGCTCTTTCTGCTGCACACAAGCGGCAGCACGGGCAAACCCACCGGCGTCATGCATTCCACGGGCGGCTACCTCACATACGCGGCGCACTCAACGCAGTGGTGCTTCGACATGCGCGATGACGATGTGTACTGGTGCACGGCAGATGCAGGCTGGATCACAGGCCACACCTATGGCGTGTACGGGCCGCTTTCGCTCGGGGCCACCACGCTCATGTTTGAGGGCGTGCCCACATGGCCCTACCCTGACCGCTACTGGCGTATTGTGGAGAACTTCCGGGTCAACATCTTCTATACCGCGCCCACGGTCATCCGCTCGCTTATGCGCATGAACGAGGCCTGGACAGAGCGCTACGACCTGCGCAGCCTGCGCATTCTCGGCAGCGTGGGCGAGCCCATCAACCCCGAAGCGTGGCAGTGGTACCACAAGAACATCGGCGGCGGCGAGCTGCCCATCGTGGACACATGGTGGCAGACCGAAACCGGCGGCGCCATGATCGCTCCCATGCCCTATGCCACCAAGCTCAAGCCTGGGTCGGCCTCAAAGCCTCTGCCCGGCATTGACGCGGCGGTTATAGGCACTGCCTCGCGTGACGGCGACGAGGCCGAAGCGGGCAGCAAGGCTGGGCATCTGGTCATCCGCCGCCCCTGGCCCGGCATGATGCAGGGCGTGTATAATGATGAAGAAAAGTACCAGTCCTACTTCTCACGCTTCGGCTGCTATTCATCAGGCGATGCGGCAGAAGTTGATCAGGACGGCTACTTCTGGATTCTGGGCCGCGTGGACGATTCCATCAACGTGTCTGGGCATCGGCTCTCCACGGCGGAAATCGAAGCCGTGCTGGCTGCGTGCCCCGAAGTGGGCGAAGCCGCAGTGGTGCCCATGCCTCACGCCCTCAAGGGCGAAGGCATCTACGCCTATGTTGTTACGCGGGATGAAGTGCCGTGGAGCGCGCAACTGCGCGTAAAACTGCGCGATGCCGTGCGCCGCGACATCGGCGCGCTTGCCAGCCCGGAATTCATCCAGTTTGTGGACGCCATGCCCAAGACCACCTCGGGCAAGATCATCCGCCGCATGCTGCGCAAGATCGCTGGCGACAGCTATGAAGACATCGGCGACACCACTTCGCTGGCAGAACCGGAAGTCATCGGCAAAATAATTGAAGGACACCGCAACCTTGTTGCAGGCAGGCACGAAACGGAAAGCGCCCCCGAAGGCGCTGCCGAAACCGCGCAGGTCTGA
- a CDS encoding FeoA family protein — protein MSQIVNLRQMQVGQQGKIAAVEALGEMNRRIRDMGLIPGTTVSIVGRAPLKDPVALRLSGVTISLRNSEADFIKVDLSGASS, from the coding sequence ATGAGCCAGATTGTCAATCTGCGTCAGATGCAAGTAGGACAGCAGGGAAAGATTGCAGCCGTTGAAGCCCTCGGCGAAATGAACCGCCGCATTCGCGACATGGGTCTTATCCCCGGCACCACGGTCTCCATTGTAGGCCGCGCGCCCCTTAAGGACCCTGTCGCCTTGCGCCTTTCAGGCGTAACCATCTCCTTGCGCAACAGCGAAGCCGACTTCATCAAAGTTGACCTTTCCGGCGCGTCCAGCTAG
- a CDS encoding heavy metal translocating P-type ATPase, which produces MRFFIVHELRGITTPESGRMRVRASSCLGEGRIEALAGALASLEGITEVRANALIGSLLIFYDNEETRVTALTLLVGAADAGAQFDIQGQHYESALSPTQGLLPLVRYVFVRPFLPLALRVFNSVMGALPFLFKGLGALLRGTLSVDVLDAAAIGASLIMGDFRTVSMLTLLLGLGETLEDWTRRRSMASLTESLALNVENVWLLVDGTEVSVPLAQVREGDLVVVHAGGSIPVDGEVAEGCGLVNQSSMTGEPLGVRRTEGASVYAGTALEEGRLVIRARHVGDGTRLRQVVKFIEESESLKAGVQGKFERLADLAVPFTFGLAGLVWLITRDFRRASSVLLVDYSCALKLATPLAVLASMREGARHGIAIKGGRYLEALSEADTLVFDKTGTLTQASPKVVEVIPAPGFERDEVLRIMACLEEHFPHPVARAVVRKAEEEGLQHAEEHAHVEYVVAHGVASTLHGKKMRVGSRHYIEHDEGVDLSPLAEAIGQQTELGRSLLFMSEDGQAAGLVSIEDPLRPEAARVVEAMRGLGMRRVLMLTGDDERTARAVAAQVGITEFRAQVLPTDKARIVQELAAEGCKVLMVGDGINDAPALSAAHVGVAMSDGTDLAREVANVLLTHPSLEGLVSARLLGNHTLRRIHGNFVATMTLNSLFLMGGLFMVLGPGVSALLHNLTTLGVALNAMRPHLPKSLPGEEFHYERHPSA; this is translated from the coding sequence ATGCGTTTTTTTATTGTTCATGAATTGCGTGGCATCACAACGCCGGAATCCGGCAGAATGCGCGTGCGCGCATCAAGCTGCCTCGGTGAAGGCCGTATTGAGGCGCTGGCTGGTGCCCTGGCGTCACTTGAGGGCATTACCGAAGTGCGCGCCAATGCCCTGATCGGCAGCCTGCTGATTTTTTATGACAACGAAGAAACGCGCGTCACGGCTCTCACCTTGCTGGTGGGCGCGGCTGATGCAGGCGCTCAGTTTGATATTCAGGGACAGCACTATGAAAGCGCACTTTCGCCCACTCAGGGGCTTCTGCCTCTGGTGCGCTATGTTTTCGTGCGCCCCTTTTTGCCGCTGGCCCTGCGCGTATTCAACAGCGTTATGGGCGCGCTGCCCTTTTTGTTCAAAGGTCTGGGCGCGCTTTTGCGCGGCACCCTGAGCGTTGACGTTCTGGACGCTGCCGCCATTGGCGCGTCGCTCATCATGGGCGACTTCCGCACGGTCAGCATGCTTACCCTTCTGCTGGGGCTGGGCGAGACCCTTGAAGACTGGACACGACGACGCTCCATGGCTTCGCTGACCGAAAGCCTTGCCTTGAATGTGGAAAATGTCTGGCTTTTGGTGGACGGCACCGAAGTTTCCGTCCCTCTGGCGCAGGTGCGCGAGGGTGATCTTGTGGTTGTGCATGCTGGCGGCTCCATCCCGGTTGACGGCGAGGTTGCCGAAGGCTGCGGCCTAGTGAACCAGTCGTCCATGACCGGCGAACCCCTTGGCGTGCGCCGCACAGAGGGTGCTTCTGTTTATGCTGGTACGGCCCTTGAAGAAGGGCGGCTTGTGATCCGCGCCCGCCATGTGGGCGATGGCACACGCCTGCGGCAGGTTGTAAAATTTATTGAAGAGTCTGAATCGCTCAAGGCGGGCGTGCAGGGCAAGTTTGAACGGCTGGCTGATCTGGCTGTGCCCTTTACCTTTGGCCTTGCCGGGCTTGTGTGGCTGATCACCCGCGATTTCCGCCGCGCATCTTCCGTGCTGCTGGTGGATTACTCGTGCGCCCTCAAGCTCGCCACGCCGCTGGCGGTGCTGGCCTCCATGCGCGAAGGCGCACGCCACGGCATTGCCATCAAGGGCGGCCGTTACCTTGAGGCCCTGAGCGAAGCTGATACGCTGGTCTTTGATAAAACTGGCACCCTAACCCAGGCCAGCCCCAAGGTTGTGGAGGTCATCCCGGCCCCTGGCTTTGAGCGTGATGAAGTGCTGCGCATCATGGCCTGCCTTGAAGAACATTTTCCCCACCCTGTGGCCCGCGCCGTTGTGCGTAAGGCTGAGGAAGAAGGCCTGCAACACGCGGAGGAACACGCCCACGTGGAATACGTGGTGGCGCACGGCGTTGCCTCCACCCTGCACGGTAAAAAAATGCGGGTGGGAAGCCGCCACTACATTGAGCATGACGAAGGCGTCGACCTTTCGCCCCTTGCTGAAGCTATCGGCCAGCAGACCGAGCTTGGCCGCTCCCTGCTTTTCATGAGCGAGGACGGACAGGCCGCCGGGTTGGTATCCATTGAAGACCCCCTGCGGCCCGAGGCGGCACGTGTAGTTGAAGCCATGCGCGGCCTTGGCATGCGCCGGGTACTTATGCTGACGGGCGATGACGAGCGTACGGCCAGAGCCGTGGCGGCGCAGGTGGGCATTACGGAATTTCGCGCGCAGGTGCTGCCTACGGACAAAGCCCGCATTGTGCAGGAACTGGCGGCAGAAGGCTGCAAGGTGCTCATGGTGGGCGACGGCATCAACGACGCCCCTGCCCTGTCAGCGGCGCATGTCGGCGTTGCCATGAGCGATGGCACGGATCTGGCCCGCGAAGTGGCCAATGTGCTGCTGACCCATCCCAGCCTTGAGGGGCTGGTCAGCGCCCGCCTGCTGGGTAACCACACCCTGCGCCGGATTCACGGGAACTTTGTGGCCACAATGACCCTCAACAGCCTGTTCCTGATGGGAGGCCTGTTCATGGTGCTTGGGCCAGGAGTTTCTGCCCTGCTGCATAACCTGACCACTCTTGGCGTTGCCCTTAACGCCATGCGCCCCCACCTGCCGAAAAGCCTGCCCGGCGAGGAGTTCCATTATGAACGCCATCCATCTGCTTAG
- a CDS encoding HMA2 domain-containing protein: MNAIHLLRYVRSFVDGRVRIRHPALRHESVLRLAREKMEAINGVHAVEGNSVSGSMLITYDSAAIPREKLFAIGEAWARYLDAVNAGKDSAIPQF; this comes from the coding sequence ATGAACGCCATCCATCTGCTTAGGTATGTGCGCAGTTTTGTAGACGGCAGGGTCCGCATACGCCATCCCGCCCTGCGACACGAAAGCGTGTTACGGCTGGCCCGAGAGAAGATGGAAGCCATCAACGGCGTGCACGCAGTGGAAGGCAACAGCGTCAGCGGCTCCATGCTGATTACGTATGACAGCGCGGCAATCCCCCGCGAAAAGCTTTTTGCCATTGGCGAAGCCTGGGCGCGGTATCTTGATGCCGTCAACGCAGGCAAAGACAGCGCCATTCCGCAATTCTGA
- a CDS encoding aminotransferase class I/II-fold pyridoxal phosphate-dependent enzyme, giving the protein MRVPAFELEVFFGKYEFSTPYLLAQSDCEAMSIDALLGLEPDAASARQDFLNTSLGYGENNGRPDLRRAVAGLYAGMAEENVVLFTGAQEGIFACMNTLLEPGDHVVCMFPAYQSLYEVARSMGCHVDFWHLRQTEQGWQGDMDELAALLRPDTKAIVLNTPNNPTGFTLNPEQTGRLCELARQRGAWIFCDEVYRGLGWNPESAKSGATAGAQQAGDNAPWIADAYEKGISLGVLSKAYGLPGLRVGWLACRDTALMEDVARYKNYLSICGATPSEALALVALRHGKHLLAKNRAIISENLKTADAFFARYASLFTYNRPQAGPIGFPRIRLSEPVADFCERLAHEAGVLLLPGSVYGIKEPYFRIGYGRKSFAAHLARFEEWLVKTGLA; this is encoded by the coding sequence ATGCGTGTTCCAGCATTTGAGCTTGAAGTATTTTTTGGCAAATACGAATTTTCTACGCCGTATCTTCTGGCGCAGTCAGACTGCGAGGCCATGAGTATTGATGCCCTGCTGGGATTGGAGCCGGATGCGGCCTCAGCCCGGCAGGATTTTTTGAACACCAGCCTTGGCTATGGCGAAAACAACGGCAGGCCCGATCTTCGCCGCGCGGTGGCAGGGCTGTACGCGGGTATGGCCGAAGAAAACGTGGTGCTGTTTACCGGTGCGCAGGAAGGTATTTTTGCCTGCATGAACACCCTGCTCGAGCCGGGCGACCATGTGGTATGCATGTTCCCCGCCTATCAGTCCTTGTATGAAGTTGCCCGAAGCATGGGCTGCCATGTGGACTTTTGGCATCTGCGTCAGACGGAGCAGGGCTGGCAGGGAGATATGGATGAACTGGCAGCGTTGCTGCGGCCCGACACCAAGGCCATTGTGCTCAATACGCCGAACAATCCCACGGGCTTTACCCTGAACCCGGAACAGACCGGCAGGTTGTGCGAGCTGGCCCGCCAGCGTGGAGCCTGGATTTTCTGCGATGAAGTCTACCGGGGATTGGGCTGGAACCCGGAAAGTGCAAAGTCAGGGGCCACCGCAGGTGCGCAGCAGGCAGGCGACAACGCACCCTGGATTGCAGACGCGTACGAAAAGGGTATTTCACTCGGCGTGCTCAGCAAGGCCTACGGCTTGCCGGGTTTGCGCGTGGGCTGGCTGGCCTGCCGGGACACCGCACTGATGGAAGACGTGGCGCGCTACAAAAACTATCTGAGCATTTGCGGGGCAACCCCCTCGGAAGCGCTGGCCCTTGTGGCTCTGCGGCATGGGAAACATCTGCTGGCAAAAAATCGGGCTATTATTAGCGAGAACCTCAAGACGGCAGACGCTTTTTTTGCCCGTTATGCCAGTCTGTTTACGTATAACCGCCCACAGGCTGGCCCCATTGGCTTTCCTCGCATACGGCTCAGCGAGCCAGTGGCGGATTTTTGCGAAAGGCTGGCCCATGAAGCCGGAGTTTTGCTGCTGCCGGGTTCGGTATACGGCATCAAGGAACCGTATTTCCGCATAGGCTATGGCCGCAAAAGTTTTGCTGCCCATCTTGCCCGGTTTGAGGAATGGCTGGTGAAAACGGGCCTTGCGTAA
- a CDS encoding diguanylate cyclase: protein MYHHTLHILLLSSDPLLEASLGAAAPRPGFAHIITADHDPESDAQAQCAGADIVLLDAPWLEYLPAMRQAVRSGALFIFAGEVQPGAEYLPMLDDIWLGPANSTLWDFHVARLLDAVRQHRDHDLATLHLNTVIDLTTDLVWFKDAKGAHVKVNEAFCRLVGKKREVVEGRGHYFIWDLEPEEYAQGEFVCLETDQIVMNSREVGVFDEVVKAPQGMRQFKTRKAPLFNVDGSVMGTVGIARDVTDIANMTAELDLVLQSIPYAVMLLDADRRIVNFNERFRKLFGITDTDYIIGEKREVFRKRAVERLGFARNGKHVKMRSAVDGHERVIDMYEEDILDIFNNVIGMICIYRDVTRQRQVEKRLKERANTDELTGLFNRHYFFKQIPVTLPLGAGLAYVDLDNFKYVNDIYGHYTGDKALVLTAQLLRKHLRGTVIARLGGDEFAAYFPEGCTEENLCTCASELLAAMVEAYDAHEAYQGLSASIGVVLVEDQGLSREDLVRRGDLAMYTAKRLGKRRYCFYTTSLE from the coding sequence ATGTACCACCACACACTGCACATCCTGCTGCTCAGCTCGGATCCATTGCTGGAGGCCTCGTTGGGCGCTGCCGCGCCACGCCCCGGTTTTGCCCATATAATTACTGCCGACCATGATCCGGAGTCTGACGCTCAGGCCCAATGCGCCGGGGCCGATATTGTGCTGCTGGACGCTCCCTGGCTTGAATATCTGCCCGCCATGCGCCAGGCCGTCAGATCAGGCGCCCTTTTCATCTTTGCGGGCGAGGTTCAGCCTGGGGCAGAATATCTGCCTATGCTTGATGATATATGGCTTGGCCCTGCAAACAGCACGTTGTGGGATTTTCACGTGGCGCGCCTGCTCGATGCCGTGCGCCAGCACCGGGATCATGACCTCGCAACACTACACCTGAACACAGTCATTGACCTGACCACAGACCTTGTGTGGTTCAAGGATGCCAAGGGCGCACACGTAAAGGTGAACGAAGCCTTTTGCCGTCTTGTGGGCAAAAAACGTGAGGTTGTTGAGGGGCGCGGGCATTATTTCATATGGGATCTTGAGCCGGAGGAATACGCGCAGGGTGAATTTGTCTGTCTTGAGACGGATCAGATCGTCATGAACTCACGCGAGGTGGGGGTTTTTGATGAGGTGGTTAAAGCCCCGCAGGGCATGCGCCAGTTCAAGACGCGCAAGGCTCCCCTGTTCAATGTCGACGGCAGTGTTATGGGAACTGTGGGTATTGCTCGCGATGTGACCGACATTGCCAACATGACTGCGGAGCTTGACCTTGTTTTGCAAAGTATTCCCTATGCTGTCATGCTTCTGGATGCGGACAGGCGTATTGTCAATTTTAACGAGCGGTTCAGAAAGCTCTTTGGCATCACCGATACGGATTACATCATCGGCGAAAAGCGCGAGGTTTTTCGCAAACGGGCCGTTGAGCGCCTGGGCTTTGCGCGCAACGGCAAGCATGTAAAAATGCGGTCAGCCGTGGATGGACACGAGCGCGTTATTGATATGTATGAAGAGGATATCCTTGACATCTTTAATAATGTGATCGGGATGATCTGTATCTACCGTGATGTTACCCGGCAGCGACAGGTTGAAAAGCGGCTCAAAGAGCGGGCCAATACTGATGAACTGACGGGCCTTTTCAATCGTCATTATTTTTTCAAGCAGATACCCGTTACTTTGCCTCTGGGGGCAGGGCTTGCCTATGTGGATCTGGACAACTTCAAGTATGTCAACGACATATATGGCCACTATACGGGCGACAAAGCCCTGGTGCTGACAGCCCAGTTGTTGCGTAAGCACCTGCGGGGGACGGTGATCGCCCGCTTGGGCGGGGATGAGTTTGCCGCCTACTTCCCCGAAGGGTGTACGGAAGAAAATCTGTGCACCTGCGCCAGCGAACTGCTGGCCGCCATGGTTGAGGCGTATGACGCGCACGAGGCGTATCAGGGGCTTTCGGCCAGTATTGGCGTTGTACTGGTTGAGGATCAGGGCCTTTCGCGCGAAGATCTGGTGCGGCGGGGTGATCTGGCCATGTATACGGCAAAGCGCCTTGGCAAAAGACGTTACTGTTTTTACACAACCAGCCTTGAGTAA